tgGGATGCCAAGCATGAGAAAAGTGGTCTGATTAATACTTTTTGACTAAATTATTATCTATTTGTTTAAGAAGGTCGTATGTGATACTAGAAATACTAATTTGGAGTGGAGTGAAGGatggaaaataagaaaaaattaacGGTGTTAGTGTTATATGACGGAatgtactaatttgaaacactaatcaaactttttgtatgatatatgctAACTTAAAACCTTTTGTACTAATTTGTAACGttgatgaaacattttgtatgcgTTGTGTAATTACTcccacgataacacgacacggaCCCGCACGAaattaacacgacacgaacacgcacGTTCAGGATTTGGGTCCTTATAgggtcgacccaataagaacaCGAAGATAACGGGTTGGGTTGGGTCGTGTTTGtgtcgggtttgggttatacgttaagaaaaaaaatattttttattaattaaaaaattattaaactttaatttttagttatttttgttgattaaaaatattatactttaatttcaattaattaaaaaatattataatttaattttaattaattaaaaaatacaatactttaattttattaattaaaatatattaattaattttttatgaatttcaagaaaatattatgcttagattttattaaaaattaatttttttaattatttaattttattgtatagatttaatattactatactttaattttattattttgattaagaaaataattattttaatttgataattttttattttatcttgtaatatcatgtttaaatcgtataataacatcatgttttagtcgttatcgtgtcgtgtgaAGCTAACTTACTATCACTAACAGAGAGTTCATTTTTTTTGGTTACACGATAACAcgcacgaacccgacacgaacccgttggGTTGAGACACGATAAGAACCCGATGATatcgggttgggttgggttgggacacgattgggttgggtcgataatgggttgacacgataacgacccaacccacACGATTTGACAGCCCTAGATGGAGGGTCACCGGTTGTCGCCCATTGTGGGTGTGGGGCTATGACGTTGAGGGTGTGGGGGTCGTTGTAGGGGGAATGGGTTGGGGAGGCCACCTTGATAATACATACTCCCATATTCCTAAATATTTAGGTTTTGTAATTTGATAATACACAAATTCATCCtttttagaaaatataaaaggtataaatttttaggacttttaaattttaatgttttgattttgtaatttttttttcttaattaatgaaataatttCATGTTACTAGCTGCTCTGTAAATAGTGTTAAAACTAATGTGTGATGCGTGACGAAAAGCATGAAAGTTGTGGTATGATgcagaaaatgagaaaaatgataacATGGAGAGACTCCTGTGTGGATACTCTTATTTCATCTTTAGCCCTTTGCCAAAAAAAACCAAATCATCTTAGACGATCTGAATTACAaagtattaatatttataataattttagaCATAATCAACATATtgtaattagtaaaataaaactgcatgtaataaatatattaacaaATTGCCATAAAAAGCAATAGTAAGATTTGTTAACTTGTCGGTCCTGCAACTTTAAATAATACGTCCTCCATcgccaaagaatatgcactttgggtacaacacgaattttaatataaaattgataaagtaagagagatatagagaaaaagtaattaaagtatttttactggagaatgagttccacctcattagagagaaaatagtttccaaaactagaaagtgcatattcttgtgggacggactaaaaaggaaataatgcatattcttgtgggatagATGGAGTAGCTAAttgtattataattttaataattttttatttctcctATTTTTTGAAGTCTAGTTTTTATTCTATATATCTTAATACTAAATCAGTGGATTCCTGATTGCTATATAAATTTGCAAAAAAGTTATAAATTTCGACATTCACGTAATTAACCGTTTTAAAAAATTGGGAAATTAGccagaatttaataaaatttgtgacttctttttttctttcaatttttcctGTATATATTACGTAATGAAATTAGAGAGCGCGAAAAACACCGACAAACCATTAGTATTTAAAAAGCACGGTAATCGCAACCGCATCAATCAATCTGCACAAGAAAACAGAGAGAAGCTCTCTCAACCAATCCCAATCCCATGGCCTTCTTCTTCGAGTGTttcttcctctccctctccataaTCCTCCTCTTTGTCTGGTCAAGTCGTCACCGGCGAGCCACGTCGCTTCCCACCAACTGGCCGGTGGTGGGAATGGTCCCGGGACTCCTCCTCAACATCCACAGACTCCACGACTACGCAACTGAGCTGGCAGCCGAATCCGGCGGCACTTTCCAATGGAAAGGCCCTCTGTTCTGCAACATGGACATGCTCCTCACCACCAATCCCGCCAACATTCACCACATCTTCAGCCGCAACTTCTCCAACTACCCAAAAGGCCccgagttcaacaagatcttcgACATCCTCGGCGACGGCATCTTCAACGCCGACTTCCAAATCTGGGAGCTCCACCGCCGCACCACCCTCTCCTTCTTCACCCACCTCGACTTCTACCCCTTGCTCGAGAATTCCATCTCCGACAAGATCCAACATGACCTTCTCCCTGTCCTTGACCATTTCTCCCAAGCAGGGACGGATGTCGATTTGCAGGATGTTTTCCAGCGATTCACTTTCGACGGCATTTGCAAGCTGATTTTGAACCACGACCCGCGAAGCTTGTGTTTGGATATGCCTCTTGTCGCGTGCGAGAAGGCCTTCAACGACGTTGTTGACGCTCTGCTCTACCGCCACATTCTCCCAGAGGGCGTGTGGCGGCTGCAGAAGCGGCTCGGGATTGGGAAGGAGAGGAAGCTCATGGAAGCTTCTAGAGCCTTCGATGACTTCATCTACCCTTGCGTGGACAGAGCTGAGGAGGAACCGGATCGCTTCAGCCTGTTAGCATCATTCAAGAAGGAGCTCCAACACATGACTAATCAAAATTCGAAGAAATTCTTGAGGGATACAGCGTTGAATTTGATGCTTGCTGGCAGAGACACCACCGGCGCGACTCTCACATGGTTTTTCTGGCTAATTAGTCGGCACCCTTCTTCGGAGGCGAAGATCCGGGAAGAAATCAACAACTGTGGAAGGCGGGTCGATGTTCAAAAATCGCGGGGGATGGTCTATTTACATGGAGCTCTGTGCGAGACGCTCCGGCTGTACCCTCCGGTGGCATTGGAGCATAAGGCTCCGATGCGACCAGATATTCTGCCGTGTGGGAAGCACCTGGAAGAGAATGCGAAAGTGATCATCTCGTTGTACACGGTGGGGAGAATGGAGAGTGTGTGGGGGAAGGATTGCCTTGAGTTTAAGCCGGAGAGGTGGATTTCTCCGAGTGGGAAGGTCAAACACGAGGCGTCGTATAAGTTTCCGGCGTTCAACGCGGGGCCGAGGACGTGCTTGGGGAAGGAGATGGCATTTATACAAATGAAGATGGTGGCGGCAGCGATCTTACAACGCTACCGCGTAAAGCTTGTGGAGGGTCATGTAGTTTCACCTCGTAACTCTGTCATACTTCAAACTGAACATGGTTTGAAGGTGACTTTGTCCAAGATCATATATTAATCCCTTACTATCGCAGTTTGTACAATTTAATTACTCCATGTCCATGACTATGAGTTTCGTTGCTTGACTTTTCTGTTTTGAAATTCATTGTTTATGAGAGTATTAATAAGGACTTATAATTTGTGTTAAGGACATGCCACCCaatttctttttagttttgttGCACGCCTTTCCAACCAAAGCCCAAAAGGGACTTGCGTTCCACTCACCCTCCCTTAAGCCCAAAAGGCCTTTCTTCTTCTTAAGGGAAACCGGGGAAATGCAATGTGAATGTGACGATGAGACTTAGCTCAgttgataaatatttttcttttaattaatactccttccgtctcgcATTAATTGTCAATTTTTgctattttcgtccgtcccctattaattgtccactttcactttcatttttaccataaatggtaagtaggcctcacattccactaatttatttcactcacattttattataaaatcaataaataagagtgagactcatattccactaacttttttaactcaattttctttacatttcttaaaactgaACGAACAAAAATGGACAATTAATGGGAGAGTAGTAAGTTAGGGAGTAATTAACAAACTTATCCAAAACACTGATATTTTTATGTGACTCCAAACCTCGACACATTAGAAGGAAATGGTTTTAACTTCTAACAACTTAATTagttttcctcatcttctctaaaatacttaattaattttcaaatgaTGGATAGTTCTAGTCATAGCTTTCATTAGCCCATTTCTGACTTCTTATTACttgattcttttttatttaagagTTAACTAAATACTCCTACAAAAAAAGAGTGGACATTTTTTTACATATCCGATAAGTATTACACAAAAGTGGGGAGCTAAAATATGTATTTACAAAACTTGTACTGCAATTTACACGAGAACTAAATACATTCAAGACACTAAAGCATTAAGACACATGAATGTATATAGATTCACGGTACAAccactctaattaaattatgttttctcTGGAATACTGATACGAGCCTTCATCTagttagatatattagggatttgaatatcttttcatatattattttcttgtttggtaagttagggtttagtattataaatagggaagaATGTAATTATTTTAGGCAGTCAATAAAtctatgaaaatataattttggcTCAATCGAATTGTCTATCAAGAAACCTCGCTACCCGCTGCCGACGAGAATCTCTCTCACGCTCAACATCCCTCCTCCGTCAGCCATCGCCGACCCAAATCTCTTGGGCGCTCGACTGCTACGGACTCGTTTCTTGATTGTTTCACGGCTCGAACGAATTAAGGAAGATAGTCCTTATCAAACTGGTGTCTTTCATTGGAACTCTCCATGGACGGCAACGCTCAAGTGTAGATTGGTGACACATCGCGGCGTTTCAAGGCGGGCGGCCGACGCAGCGAGAGCAACCCACGGCTGCCCCATCACGATACACCGGAGGGCAGCAACGCATAGCCCGCCGCTGTAGGGGCGGGAAATCTTTCGCCCCAAGACTTGGAGTTGATCATGACACGTTTCGACCGATTGGAATTTCGGTTGGGTTCGATGGATAGGCGCTTTGTTAAACTGAAGACGCCGCGCATCCCTGACCTGGATCCACCTTATTTTTCAGATGACGCGGACTTGGACAGGCAGCGCTCCCAGCGCCACGGGTGGACTGCCAACGAGAATGTTCCCTGGACCTTCAACCACGGCCGGCATGACCGTAGTGGGGATATCCGACACCGGCGTGGAGCTGCCCACAATATAAGCAGCCGAGGGGGCAGTTTTCCGTAGTTCGGCACGACGACTGCCCCCTATCGGTCGTGCCAGGAGACTCTGCAGAGTTCTAGTTGGGATAGGTTGCCCGATCGGTACACTCGGGAGTTTGATAGGGGCTTTCGGTGGTACCGGCAACCTACATCGTGGGACCCCCCCATCAACTGCCCCTCCTGTTAGGATCCTCCCGGTAACCGATCAATACCGAGCTTCCAGCCCTACGACCCACCACGGTCATGGCggccctcttgttgggaaccaccgcctcacCGTGCATCGCAAGGATACTCGGATTATGATCAGCCACCACCGTGTCTGCCTAGTTGTGGGGATATACCCAGGCGACAAACCGATCACTTTCGGCAGCAGCGCAGCCCACGCCCGGGCACACAACCTTGGCACCCTAATCGCCCGGCGTTTGATTCACCTAGTCACCAACGTTCgatgtttcttgtttcttgTGAAGAGAAGCAGTTGGGAGTTGATGGTGATTCAGATGTGTTAAATCAAGTGTACTTGCGGCTCAACAGGATGAAATTAGTTGATGAAGAAGTTTGTTATGAAACAGTAGGGATTCCAAGCAGCCATTCTTCAAGCCTTGATCACGAGGGTGCTCATCCAACAATGAAACCAACCGATTCCTTGAATTGGAGGGGTAGTTTTCTTGATATGGTTGatgaatcaaaatcatccataTTAGATGATAATCGTGATAAGGCCATTTATAATGATGATGAGTTAATAGAGATGGAGCATCAATCTAGCAAAGGTAGAGATGTCAGACTCGGAGACCAACAAGTTTAATCTTTTGTGGAAATCTGCCCACCGCGCAACCCCGATATGAGTACAGAGAAGGAGGGAAAGGCATTGTTGAACGATGTAGAGGAGGACGATTCCACTAATGAAGTGAAGAAGGTCGTCGCCTCACTTAATGTTGTTCAAGCGCCATCCAAtaatgttgttggaaattgttggagcaataaaggagatggtgcttacaccggTTTGCCCGTCATTGCTTGTGTCGGTGATGTACCAAGTATGagtcatcgatcaacatcgctcgacaccgATGCAAGTTTGATCCCTCTGCGCAATGACTCACCATATTTGAGCATTCTTGGAGGTGATAAAGGAAGGCATTCAGttgttcgatatgtgtttgatccaggaggaaaTGCCTCAACCAAaattttgctttcaactctcgtccttggttcgtggtttccaccttgaggacaaggtagttttaaccgtgggggagttgatactaGCCTTCATCTagttagatatattagggatttgaatatctttccatatattattttcttgtttggtaAGTTAGGGTTTAGTGTTATAAATAGGGAAGAATGTAATTATTTTAGGCAATCAATAAAtctatgaaaatataattttggcTCAATCGAATTGTCTATCAAGAAACCTCGCTACCCGCTGCCGACGAGAATCTCTCTCGCGCTCAGCATCCCTCCTCCGTCAGCCATCGCCGACCCAAATCTCTTGGGCGCTCGACTGCTACGGACTCGTTTCTTGATTGTTTCACGGCTCGAACGAATTAAGGAAAATAGTCCTTATCAGATACCAACCGCCAACTGCCTTGTCTGTCCTCCGATTTACTGGTTTCGACCCCTACCACACTTGATGTCTCTCT
The sequence above is a segment of the Salvia splendens isolate huo1 unplaced genomic scaffold, SspV2 ctg1174, whole genome shotgun sequence genome. Coding sequences within it:
- the LOC121788894 gene encoding alkane hydroxylase MAH1-like gives rise to the protein MAFFFECFFLSLSIILLFVWSSRHRRATSLPTNWPVVGMVPGLLLNIHRLHDYATELAAESGGTFQWKGPLFCNMDMLLTTNPANIHHIFSRNFSNYPKGPEFNKIFDILGDGIFNADFQIWELHRRTTLSFFTHLDFYPLLENSISDKIQHDLLPVLDHFSQAGTDVDLQDVFQRFTFDGICKLILNHDPRSLCLDMPLVACEKAFNDVVDALLYRHILPEGVWRLQKRLGIGKERKLMEASRAFDDFIYPCVDRAEEEPDRFSLLASFKKELQHMTNQNSKKFLRDTALNLMLAGRDTTGATLTWFFWLISRHPSSEAKIREEINNCGRRVDVQKSRGMVYLHGALCETLRLYPPVALEHKAPMRPDILPCGKHLEENAKVIISLYTVGRMESVWGKDCLEFKPERWISPSGKVKHEASYKFPAFNAGPRTCLGKEMAFIQMKMVAAAILQRYRVKLVEGHVVSPRNSVILQTEHGLKVTLSKIIY